Proteins encoded in a region of the Xylocopa sonorina isolate GNS202 chromosome 11, iyXylSono1_principal, whole genome shotgun sequence genome:
- the LOC143429123 gene encoding odorant receptor 10-like produces the protein MRLKSFKAMHSQVRNIHYEDDIRYSLQMCQWLLQSIRVWPLVYEGANRLEQAISVIVMTACFTLLFFIIVPSGHYIFYVEKSLNMKVKLLGPVGFCLSSTIKYCYLSLKGSIFKRCIEHMKRDWRVVQDPNHRTIMLKYVAISRRLITVCAVFLYTGGMSYHTVMQFLSKERSKSNYTLKPLTYPGCDWFLDEQSSPTYEIVFLSHCLAAVVMYTVTTATYSLTAIFVTHICGQIQIQITKLQSFIETREMHDNRDHFAVIVHDHVQVLRFSENVEEAMRAICLIQIIESTVNMCMLEYYCMTEWGNSDVIAVFTYSTLLISFTFNIFMFCYIGEILSEQCSLIGTVSYEIDWYNLPSKEAYDLILLIAVSQYPPKLTAGKIIELSLDTFGSVVKASVVYLNLLRTVTN, from the exons ATGCGTTTAAAATCATTCAAGGCTATGCACAGTCAGGTGCGGAACATTCATTACGAGGATGACATACGCTACAGTTTACAAATGTGCCAGTGGCTATTGCAATCGATAAGAGTCTGGCCGCTAGTTTACGAAGGCGCCAACAGATTAGAGCAAGCCATCTCAGTCATTGTAATGACCGCTTGCTTCACCCTTCTCTTCTTCATAATCGTGCCATCCGGCCATTACATTTTCTACGTGGAGAAAAGTTTAAACATGAAAGTGAAACTGTTGGGTCCTGTTGGGTTCTGCTTATCATCCACGATTAAGTATTGCTATCTTAGCTTAAAAGGAAGTATCTTCAAACGATGCATCGAACACATGAAGAGAGACTGGCGGGTAGTGCAGGATCCGAATCATCGAACGATCATGTTGAAATACGTGGCCATCAGCAGACGTCTTATCACTGTTTGCGCGGTGTTTCTTTATACTGGCGGTATGTCATATCATACAGTGATGCAATTCTTGTCGAAAGAGAGAAGCAAAAGTAATTATACTCTCAAACCACTGACTTATCCTGGGTGTGACTGGTTCCTTGACGAACAGTCAAGTCCTACGTACGAAATCGTGTTTTTGAGTCACTGTTTGGCAGCTGTAGTTATGTACACCGTTACAACAGCCACGTACAGCTTGACTGCGATCTTTGTCACTCACATCTGCGGCCAGATTCAGATACAGATCACGAAACTGCAGAGTTTCATCGAGACGAGGGAAATGCACGACAATCGCGACCATTTTGCTGTCATCGTTCATGATCACGTGCAGGTTTTAAG ATTTTCGGAAAACGTTGAAGAAGCAATGCGCGCTATATGCTTAATTCAAATCATCGAATCCACGGTGAATATGTGTATGCTTGAATACTATTGCATGACG GAATGGGGCAACAGCGATGTGATCGCAGTCTTTACCTATTCCACTTTATTGATATCTTTCACTTTCAATATATTCATGTTTTGTTACATAGGTGAAATTCTGTCTGAGCAG TGCAGCCTAATTGGTACCGTCTCTTACGAAATCGATTGGTACAACTTACCATCCAAGGAGGCGTACGATCTTATTCTACTGATCGCTGTGTCACAATATCCTCCAAAATTGACAGCTGGAAAAATAATCGAACTATCCCTGGATACCTTCGGATCT GTAGTCAAAGCATCTGTCGTTTATTTAAATCTACTACGAACAGTTACGAATTAG
- the LOC143429122 gene encoding odorant receptor 13a-like — translation MRNRSRNSVDGQVKNRNYEKDIHYTMQMSQWLLKSIGVWPLVYEHTSRLEQLVSVFLMALCFFSLLFIIVPCSNYIFSVDKDIHMKVKLLGPVSFSMTSAMKYVYLGLKGPFFKNCIQHVERDWRTVQDPSYRATMLKYVTISRNLVIVCIIFLYTGGMSHHTVEQFLSKERNKGNKTVRPLAYPGYDSFLDVQSSPIYEIVFSIHCLAAMVTHTVATAAYSLAAIFVTHICGQIQIQITKLQSFVGSRRKLEDGRDRFAVIVHDHVQVLRFSKNVEEAMRAICLIQIIESTVNMCMLEYYCMTEWGNSDAVAVFTYFTLLISFTFNIFMFCYIGEVLSEQCSLIGTVSYEIDWYNLPAKEAYNLILLIAVSQYPPKLTAGKIIELSLDTFGSVVKASVVYLNLLRTVTN, via the exons ATGCGTAATCGATCACGCAACAGTGTTGACGGCCAGGTAAAGAATCGCAATTACGAAAAAGACATACATTACACCATGCAGATGTCCCAGTGGCTGTTGAAGTCGATTGGTGTGTGGCCGTTGGTTTACGAGCACACCAGCAGACTGGAGCAGCTCGTCTCAGTTTTTCTGATGGCCCTGTGCTTCTTCAGCCTCCTCTTCATCATCGTACCATGCAGCAATTACATCTTCTCCGTAGACAAGGATATACACATGAAAGTGAAGCTGCTTGGTCCAGTCAGTTTCTCGATGACGTCTGCCATGAAGTACGTCTACCTTGGATTGAAAGGGCCATTCTTCAAAAATTGCATCCAACACGTCGAGAGGGATTGGAGAACAGTGCAGGACCCAAGTTACAGGGCGACGATGTTGAAGTACGTGACGATCAGCAGGAATTTGGTCATCGTGTGCATAATTTTCCTGTACACTGGTggcatgtcgcatcacactgtCGAGCAGTTCCTGTCGAAAGAGAGGAATAAAGGGAATAAAACTGTGAGGCCACTGGCTTATCCTGGCTACGACTCGTTTCTTGACGTACAATCGAGCCCTATCTATGAAATCGTGTTCTCCATTCACTGTCTGGCTGCGATGGTCACGCACACAGTAGCGACAGCTGCGTACAGTTTGGCTGCGATCTTCGTCACTCACATCTGCGGTCAAATTCAGATACAGATCACGAAACTGCAGAGTTTTGTTGGATCGAGGAGAAAGCTGGAGGATGGTCGAGATCGTTTTGCTGTCATCGTTCATGATCATGTGCAGGTTTTAAG ATTTTCAAAAAACGTTGAAGAAGCAATGCGTGCTATATGCTTAATTCAAATCATCGAATCCACGGTGAATATGTGTATGCTTGAATACTATTGCATGACG gAATGGGGGAACAGCGATGCGGTGGCAGTCTTTACTTATTTCACATTGTTGATATCTTTCACTTTCAATATATTCATGTTTTGTTACATAGGTGAAGTTCTGTCCGAGCAG TGCAGCTTAATTGGTACCGTTTCTTACGAAATCGATTGGTACAACTTACCAGCCAAGGAGGCGTACAATCTAATTCTACTGATCGCTGTGTCACAGTATCCTCCAAAACTGACAGCTGGAAAAATAATCGAACTATCTCTGGATACCTTTGGATCT GTAGTCAAAGCGTCTGTCGTTTATTTAAATCTACTACGAACAGTTACGAACTAG